The following are encoded in a window of Carya illinoinensis cultivar Pawnee chromosome 15, C.illinoinensisPawnee_v1, whole genome shotgun sequence genomic DNA:
- the LOC122296830 gene encoding disease resistance protein RUN1-like, protein MILNDVEALWLFSLHAFKKDEILEDYHAKLSKQVIKYAQGLPLALTVLGLDLKGQSIHQWINALDKYKNIPNSDIHKVLVSYEGLHHTEREMFLDIAFFFKGEPLAKVMEIFDSCGFSPVHGIKRLIDKCLITIEWSDEYVWMHDLLQDMG, encoded by the coding sequence ATGATTTTGAATGACGTTGAAGCTCTTTGGCTCTTTAGCTTGCATGCTTTCAAGAAAGATGAAATACTTGAAGATTATCATGCGAaactctctaaacaagtaataaaatatGCTCAAGGTCTTCCATTAGCTTTAACAGTGTTAGGTTTGGATCTAAAAGGTCAAAGTATACAtcaatggataaatgcattggATAAGTATAAAAACATTCCCAACAGTGATATTCATAAAGTCTTAGTGAGTTATGAAGGATTGCATCACACTGAGAGGGAAATGTtccttgatattgcatttttcttcaaaggAGAACCTTTGGCTAAGGTCATGGAAATATTTGATAGttgtggtttttctcctgttcaTGGAATCAAGAGGCTTATAGATAAGTGTCTTATTACTATTGAATGGAGTGATGAATATGTTTGGATGCATGACTTGCTACAAGATATGGGATGA